CGAGCGCAAAGGCGCGGGCAGCGCCTCCCGGTGTTTTGGGGAAGCCGTCATGCGCCAGGTGAGGTAGTTGACGAAGGTGGTCTTCCCCGACCCGGCGCTGCCCAGCAGCACCAGTTTGCGCCCCCTTGGGGAGGTCATGGCATCCAACAGGGACGTGCGCTCGCCGCCCTCGCCCCTGGCCAGGCGCAGGCCCCAATGCTTGGTGTCTTCGTCGGGTTCTCGCGGCGGCGAGACCACATCCAGGTTGATGTACACCGCATCAAGGGTGATGGGTTGCCCGGTGCCGGGGCGGATGAACTGGGCGTCAATGATGCCCAGGGGAAGTTGACGGCATTCGTGGGCCAGGGCGCGGTGGTAGGCCTCCAGGAGCACCTGAGGCAACTCGTCGGGCGCACATTGAACCTGCACATTGTCGCCGGTGATGATGAAATTGCCAAAAGCATCCCTACCGATGGCCACCGCGCGCTCGGCCAGGGCTTGCACGATGCGGTCTCGGCCGGCCATGTCGTCCCCTGCGCCCCGGGGCGCCTGTGCCGCGGGGTGATCCGCTTCTCCGCCGGAGGAACCGGTCTGCCGGGCGGCTTCCAACCGGGCCAGCAAGCGTTCCAACGCGGCGGTATCCCGACCGGCCTGGCGCATGGTTTCGATGGCCTGTCGCAATTGTTGAATGCTCTGCTCGTCCGGCGTAAGCGAAAAAGAGGAGGAATGCGCTTCGTTCATGGGTGCCTCCCTCGACCACGGTTGGCTTTACTATAGCATAACCTCCCCGCTTATGCGAAAAAATTTCTCCCCTCTTTTCCCCCATCTTTGCACACTTACGCGACCAGTTTCGCCCCCTGACTTGTCGGGGAATGGGGATTAGGCGACAAGTTGACAATAGAGTCGTTGCGGAATAACCCTCACTCTCAGATATAGGGGCTGAGAGGTGCACAAACCGCTA
This DNA window, taken from Anaerolineae bacterium, encodes the following:
- a CDS encoding NACHT domain-containing protein, which translates into the protein MNEAHSSSFSLTPDEQSIQQLRQAIETMRQAGRDTAALERLLARLEAARQTGSSGGEADHPAAQAPRGAGDDMAGRDRIVQALAERAVAIGRDAFGNFIITGDNVQVQCAPDELPQVLLEAYHRALAHECRQLPLGIIDAQFIRPGTGQPITLDAVYINLDVVSPPREPDEDTKHWGLRLARGEGGERTSLLDAMTSPRGRKLVLLGSAGSGKTTFVNYLTWRMTASPKHREALPAPLRSLLPLRLVLRRVAPYLDAASKAGALWEALRDDIAARLGEEAAAHLLPYIQRKAAQQGALVMLDGLDEVPEAGKRRQTLLQAITAWVNQFAPHSRFLLTARPYAYADPQWHLEGFQIIALAPFNEDQVRTFVQHWYDAVAPWMEWTPAVTKHKREQLLPPSPSGPTWPTWPHAPCCSP